CGCGCGGTGCCGGAGGTGAATCTGCCATTGCGGAGCCGTACGAGGCGTTGTCCCACCAGATTGGGGAGGCCTCGTATCAGGTCACCGATAACCAGGTGGAGGCTGTGCGGACGTCGGCCGGGAGCGACAAGGGTGCGTTTGAGGTGATTGTGGCGGCCAGTGTTGGCGCCGGGGTGATGCGGTGGGATGCAGCCTGCCGGGCGATCGGGGGTCTTGATGATGCGCCTGCGTGAGATCGAGCGTGGGGACCGGCTGTCAAGCCGGTTACTCTTCACAGTGATTTCCGTCGTGTCGGGAAGCCGATTCCCGGATGCCGCGCGGGTCGCCCTTTATCACCGTGACTTCGCCGGGCCGGTGCTCAATGCGTGGACGCACCAGGTCATGCGCGGTCCGAGCGAGTGGTCGGTCGGCGAACGGGAGTTGATGGCGGCGATGGTGGCGCGATTCAACTCGTGTCCATTCTGTGTTGGTGCCCACGGTGCGGTCGCAGCACACGGCCTCGGCGCCGGGGTTGTCGAGGCTGCCTTGAGAGACTACCGGTCTGCCCCGATTTCCGGCGTTCTCCGAGCGGCCCTGACTTTCATTGAGAAGATGACCCGCGACCCGGAAGGGCTGGGGGTCGAGGATGCGCGGGCAGCGACCCTGGCGGGCGTCAGCAGGAATCAGCTGGCCGACGCCGCGGCGGTCGCGACCGTCTTCAACATCGTCACGCGCTACGCGAATGCGTTGGATTTCGAGATCCCCAGCCCAAGCGACTTCGCGAAGTCAGCCAGGACCCTCCTGAAACGCGGCTACAAATAAAGGTCAGCACCCGGTCGCGCGTGTCCCGCCCACGTGGGGCGCGGGCAGTGATGAGGGCAGGGAGCCCGCCTGGGATCAGGCAGTGCGGAACCCTCGAGGATGAAGCGCGCCGACCGGACCCAGGAGGGCTCCGGGCGGCGCCGCCAGGATTCCCCGAAGGACCGTCATTCCGGGGTTGCCCATGAAATGCCGTTGGGTACCGTGTCACGCCCTGCGGAAGACAGAGCCAATGATGGTTCGACGCGAACAGGACGCGGCAGGGGCGGACCCGCCCTGCTGATCCTCGGAAGCCTCGCAGCCGGCCGAATCACGGTTACGCGAACGTGCAGGATACCGGGGAATCCGCCGGGCCCGCCCGTATGCGCGTAGCCGCCCTCATTTCGTGCGCGATGCGGTCGCGCACTGGCCGCCCCTGCTGGGCAAGGGCCCGGGTCGGCAAACATGACGGCGGACCTGTTCGGTGCCGCACTCCGGGCCTGGGTTCGTCCATGTTTCAACGGCCCGGACAGCATGTGCCGGCGCTGGCAGGCGCGCATCCCGACCCCCTGCATCGCCTGGTGCGCTGCTTTCCTGGTCGTCCGGGCGCTGACCTAGGGCGCTGCCGGACCGGGCAGGATCCGGCGGGACCGGACGACGCCGGTCACAGCCTGCACCGTCACAGCCTGCACCGTCACCGCCTGCCCCGTCACAGCCTGGCTCGTCGGGCTCGTGGCCTTCCTGGCCGCTTGGGTGGTGGGCCACCGGCGACATCCCGCAACGTCACGCGGCGGATGCCGTCACCGAAGCGGGAACCCAACCCCGGGCGGCACCGCGCGATCGCGGCGCCTGCCACGTGAAGGGTTACCACACAGTGACGGCATCCTTGCGCCCCGCGGCACCGCTGCGGAGGACCGACCTCGCCGTCAAGGAGCGCCCCGCTGACTGTCGTCGTTGGGCTGCTCTGCGGGTCAGAGGGTGGATTGCTTGAAACCGGTGCTCTCAGGCGTGCTGGAGCGAGGCAGCATCTTCGAGGTTTTTCCCCTTGGTTTCCGGTGCCATGACGTAGCTGGCAACCGCCCCGACAAGGGCGATTCCGGCGGCAATCCACATGGTCCCTGAGAGGCCCAGGTGTGTCAGGGCCAGGGGTGTGGCGAAAGTGCCGATGGCGGCTCCGATGCGGCTGGTTCCCGTGCACAGGCCCACGGCGGTGGCCCTGACCTTGGTCGGAAACAGCTCGTTGGGGTAGATCCATTCCAGGATCGATGGGCCCCCGTTGAAGATTGCGTAGAAGGCGAAGGCCAGTGCGATCAGGCCCAGCGGGGCGGTGGGGAAAATCGCCAGAAACAACAGGCCTACGCCGGAGAGGAGGAACCCCCAGATCAGCACGGGACGGCGTCCCAGCTTGTCCACGACGAGGAGTGCGACCACGTTGCCGACCAGGAAGAACAGATTGATCAGCCCGTAGCCGATGTTGGCGGCATCGCCTGACTGGAGGTGGAACAAGGCCAGGATCTGGGGCCCAAATGCGTAGATGGAGAACAAGGTAACGATCGTGCAGGTCCAGAAGATGGAGATGAAGATGACACGGTTGAGGTAGCCGCCGGTGAGAACCATCTTGAATGCCTGTTTGGTGCTGAGCTTGACTGCGTTGGGGTCGTGGGCTGTGATCCCTTCCAGGGTCGCACCCTCGCCGATGGTCTTCTTCAGGATGCCAAGGGCCTCCTCGTGGCGGCCCTTCCCCACGAGCCAGTGCGGGGATTCCGGGATCGTGGCCCGCGCAATGAGGATCAGGACGGCCGGCACAGCGGAGGAGAGGAGCATCCAGCGCCAGCCGTCGGGCAGGGACAGCAGCCAGTATCCGACAAAGGCGGCCACGGTGGCCCCGACAAACCACATGGCGTTCAAGCCGCCCAGCAGCCGGGCCCGCCAGTTTGCCGGCACAAATTCGGCGACCAAGGCTGTGGCGATCGGATAGTCAGCCCCGACCGCGATGCCGATGAGCAGGCGCAGGGTGAACAACTGCCAGGGCTCGTTGACCCAGAACTGGGCAATCGAGAACACGATGATCGCGATCAGGTCGATCGTGTACATGAGCTTCCGCCCGATTTTATCGGTGATGTTGCCGAAGACCAGACCCCCGATGAAGACCCCGATCAGGGCCGAGGCGCCGATGAGTCCGTTCCACCATTCGTTCATCTGCCATTGGGGAATGATCTGGACCAATGCGATGCCAATGATGGCCAGGATGTAGCCGTCCAGGAACGGCCCCCCTGAGCTGAAGAGCGTCAGGCGCTTGTGGAATGAATTCAGCGGCGCGGAATCGATGGTGAGTTGGGAGGTGGGCGCGGGAACTGGCGCGTGAGAGAGCATGATGGTTCCGATCTGGGCTAAGCAAAGCGACGGTGGTTGCCGAACAGATCCGTGACCCGGCAGGTCAGGCTGTTGCGGCGGCGACGGCATCAATTTCGATGCGCTTCTCCCCCCGGAACCGGGCAACCTGCACCGTGGTCCGGGGAGGGAGGGGATGGCCGCTGAGCCTTTTGAGGTAGGCGGCATTGTAGGACTCGAACTCGTCCAAGTCGGCGAGGAAGACAGTGAGTTTGAGGAGGCTGGAAAGATCTGAGTCGGCTGCCAGCAGGGCCTTTTCCAGGTTATCGAAGGCCTGGTCCACTTGACTGGCAATGTCGGCGGGCGTGGTGCCGTCGGCACGGGTGGGGACCTGCCCGCAGACAAAGATGATGTCGTTGACGGCGGCCGTGGCAGAGTAGGGGCGGGGTTTTCCGTCCGAGAACTGGGTGCGCTTGATCGGGTTCACTGGTCCGCCATGAGATAGGTCCGGGAGAGTTGGTACATGCGAAGCCATTCGGGTTCACTTACTTTCAAGGGTTTGGGGGCAATGGTGGCGTCCAGTTTTTCCAGCTCGGCGGTGCCGGGCAGCACGACGACGACCGTGTTGTCCCCTTCCATCCGCGGAAGCACCGACGCTGCAATCGAGGCGCTGGGCGGATCGGCGGCCGAGATCACTCCCCCGTTGTGGATGGCGAGGTATTCCGCGCCGGCTGCCGTCGAAATGGCGACATTGATGGTGCGCTGCAGGTCGGCGCTGCGCCGCAGGATCAGGTCCTTCCACAGTTCTTGCGGAATTCCGGCCACGGTGGTGCGGCTGACGCGGACTTCCGTCGGGCTGCCGCTGACCGCCAGATCGATGAGCTGAAGCGCCGATCGAAGTGCCGGCTGGTTCGGACAGTCGAGTTCGTGGACCGTCAGGCCACCCCACCCGGTCGACCTGGTCGCGGCGGCCCGCACGGGCTGCGCCCAGTCTGCGGCGAGCAGTTGCTCCAAAAGCGCCAGCCCGCTCCGGGCGGCGACTTCGGCACGCAGTACGGCAAGTCCGCCCTCCCGGGCTTCGGCAGGTTCAGCGCCTGCAGCGCACAGCGCGCGGAAGGCCGATTCGGTGATCTCACGGGGCTGAACCCAGGCAAACACGCCTGCCACGCCACGATCGGCGGCCGCCGTGAGGTTGGCATGGTTATCAGACATGGGCTTTCTCCTTGGCATTGTCCATGACCTCGGTAAAAAGGCGGCTGAAGTTGCCGCCCAGGACCGCGGCGATGGTGTCATCTGTGAGTCCAGCCGTGACGAGTCCGTCGGTGAGCCGGGGAAAGTCTTCGGGCCCGGTGAACCAGTTGGGCCAGGCAGGCCACCGGGGCGAGTCTTCCGGTGCCGTGGGCTGCCACCGTCCGTTGCGGAGCCAGCCGACGAATTCGTGGTCCCAGCCGCGGGTGCAGTCGCTGCCCAAGCCCACATGTGAGGGCCCATAGTGGTCCACCATGCGCGAAACCATGGCGGCGAAGCTTTCTATGGTCACGTGTTCGCCGCCACTGACTGTCGGGTAGAGGCAGCACCCGATGACTCCGCCGCGATCCACCAGCGGCTGGATCACATCGTGGGGCTTGTTGCGCGGGGTGTCGAAGAACCAGAGCGGGTTTGAGTGCGTGATGGCCACGGGAACAGTGGAGGCCTCGATCGCGTCCCGGCTGGTGCGGTATCCCACGTGGGAAAGGTCAATCAGCATCCCGACCCGGTTCATTTCCGATACCACCACACGCCCGTAGCGGGTGAGGCCGGAGTCTTCGGTCTCGAAGCAGCCCCCGCCGAGCAGGTTTTGGTTGTTGTAGGTCAATTGGGCGATGCGGACGCCGAGTCGGTGGAAGAGTTCCACATAGCGGTAGTCGTCCTCGAAGGGGCTGGTGTTTTGGAAGCCAAGAAAAACGGCAATCTTGTTTTCCTGCTTGGCCCTCTGGATGTCCTCGCCACGGCTGGCCAGGAAGAAAAGGTCCTGGTTCCGGTTGGCCAGTTCGAGCCATTGGGCGATGGAGCGGATGGTTTCAGCGGCGTTTTCCCAGACGGCGCAGGTGGCGTTGACGGCGCTGACACCGCCGGTGCGCAGTTCTTCAAGGACCGGACGGCTCCAGTTGCTGATCTGCAGCCCGTCCACGACCGTGGCCTGCTGGTGCATGTTCATTTGCTTTGTCCTTCGGGTGCCAGCGGAAACAGCCAGTCGTCGTCGTCTCTTCCGTTCATGACCTCCGCTACCCGCGGGGCTCCGCTGAACAGGGTGACACGCACCCAGTCGGTTGACTGCGGGCTGAAGTTGTTCATCCCGTAGGTGGCCAGCTGGAAGCGCTGGGTGCTCAGCGGTAGAAATTGCGCATCCAGGAGGTTGTCCTGCAAGTCCCCGTACTCGTAATCCTTGGTCTGCTGGACACGTTCGGCGGCGAATCTGTGGCCTGGATGGGCCACCAGGAACTCGCCCACGCACGTCAGGGCCGGCACGGCGCCCAACGCGGCGGTCAGGGCGTTGATCCGGCGTGCAATGTCAGTGCAGTGCTCCACCGTGCCGGCCGCCATCCCCCCACGAAGCGCCCTGCGTGGCTCTTCGCTGTCGGCTGAGGAGTACCAGTAGTAGGAGGATCGTTCAGGTGCGGCGAAATCGTAGTTGCCGCACCATCCGTAGTTTTCCTTCACCAGGTTCTGCAATTCGCGGCAGGGCATTGCGGGATCGAAGGGCCGGGGGGCGGCAACCGTGAGCAACGCATCGGCTTCCTCATCGAAATCCTCCCGGAGTTCAATGACAATGGAGGCGAAGAGTCCGCGGGCCTCAGGACTGAGCCCCGCCGCCAGTTCATGAAGCCTGGCCAACACGGGTTCCCCTTTCCGGTCAGAGGCCATGAATGCCCGGAGTTCGCTGCGGAGACGGCGAAGCTGGGGTCGGATCTCCTCTGTGGAGAGGAACGGCGTTGTCTTGAGCCCGGACTTTTCTGCCAGGTGCCTGTCGGCCTTCTCCAGGAGCCCGTCGATCCGGGCCAGGTCGGAGTGGTCCGGGGCGTAGTCGGCCGCGAGCGCTGTTGCCAGCGGCAGTTCACGGAGCTTGCACCAGGCATCCAGGTAGCCGGGGTGGTTGACAAAGAACGGGACCATGCCCAGCCCGGTGGCATTGCCCAGCCCAAGGTAGCGGCCCCAGGCGTCGTCCAGGGGAACGGCCACGGTGCCGGCCTCCCGGGCCTTGGCCCTGGCAACATGCTCCACCAGGTCCATGCTGAGCTCGCGCATCAGCCAGGCGGCAAGCATCTGTGAACGGTACGGGACCGCAAGCGGGTGGCCCGCCGTGAAGGCGGACAGTTCCTTGAGGCCGAACTTCCCGTTGCCGTAGAAGGCGGTGCTGCGGATCAGGTAGGGGCTGGGACCGATCGTGCCGACGTCTGGCTGGGAGCCGGAGGCCAGGCAGTCACTGACGTAGTCAAAGAAGCGGGCGCTGCGGTTGGCCCGGGTCATGATGATCGTTTCCGGGTCGGTGCGGCCTTTCTCCTGGACGGGGATGTTGCGGCGCAGGCTGGCTTCCCGTTCAGGGGTCAGTTCGCCCTCGACGAGTGCGGCCGTGACGTCCCAGGCGTTGGCGATGACCCTGTCGGTGCGTTCGCTTTCTTCCAGGGTCTGGCAGAAGGCGATGAATTTCAGCTCATGGCCTTCGGCATCAATGGTGAAGACCACGGTCCCCCGTCCGAGCTCATCCAGGTCCAGGCGGGTCTTGGCCACCTGCCATTGGTGGGATGCCGCGCGGCGTAGCATGGTGCGGGCGAAGCTGTGGCGGGTGCCCCATGCGCCGTTCATGTCCGAGCCGCAGAGCACGGCATCCGGGGTGCGCAGATCACACCTGGTTTTTTCGTCGGT
This genomic stretch from Arthrobacter dokdonellae harbors:
- a CDS encoding carboxymuconolactone decarboxylase family protein, whose translation is MMRLREIERGDRLSSRLLFTVISVVSGSRFPDAARVALYHRDFAGPVLNAWTHQVMRGPSEWSVGERELMAAMVARFNSCPFCVGAHGAVAAHGLGAGVVEAALRDYRSAPISGVLRAALTFIEKMTRDPEGLGVEDARAATLAGVSRNQLADAAAVATVFNIVTRYANALDFEIPSPSDFAKSARTLLKRGYK
- a CDS encoding MFS transporter — protein: MLSHAPVPAPTSQLTIDSAPLNSFHKRLTLFSSGGPFLDGYILAIIGIALVQIIPQWQMNEWWNGLIGASALIGVFIGGLVFGNITDKIGRKLMYTIDLIAIIVFSIAQFWVNEPWQLFTLRLLIGIAVGADYPIATALVAEFVPANWRARLLGGLNAMWFVGATVAAFVGYWLLSLPDGWRWMLLSSAVPAVLILIARATIPESPHWLVGKGRHEEALGILKKTIGEGATLEGITAHDPNAVKLSTKQAFKMVLTGGYLNRVIFISIFWTCTIVTLFSIYAFGPQILALFHLQSGDAANIGYGLINLFFLVGNVVALLVVDKLGRRPVLIWGFLLSGVGLLFLAIFPTAPLGLIALAFAFYAIFNGGPSILEWIYPNELFPTKVRATAVGLCTGTSRIGAAIGTFATPLALTHLGLSGTMWIAAGIALVGAVASYVMAPETKGKNLEDAASLQHA
- a CDS encoding dipeptidase; this encodes MNMHQQATVVDGLQISNWSRPVLEELRTGGVSAVNATCAVWENAAETIRSIAQWLELANRNQDLFFLASRGEDIQRAKQENKIAVFLGFQNTSPFEDDYRYVELFHRLGVRIAQLTYNNQNLLGGGCFETEDSGLTRYGRVVVSEMNRVGMLIDLSHVGYRTSRDAIEASTVPVAITHSNPLWFFDTPRNKPHDVIQPLVDRGGVIGCCLYPTVSGGEHVTIESFAAMVSRMVDHYGPSHVGLGSDCTRGWDHEFVGWLRNGRWQPTAPEDSPRWPAWPNWFTGPEDFPRLTDGLVTAGLTDDTIAAVLGGNFSRLFTEVMDNAKEKAHV
- a CDS encoding RidA family protein; the protein is MNPIKRTQFSDGKPRPYSATAAVNDIIFVCGQVPTRADGTTPADIASQVDQAFDNLEKALLAADSDLSSLLKLTVFLADLDEFESYNAAYLKRLSGHPLPPRTTVQVARFRGEKRIEIDAVAAATA